ATATATATTGAACCCACATGTACATGTTAATTATGAAGAATAACAAACTTtcatttcatcatcttcttcatctctcacTCTTAGCTTGAATCTGGTTCTTCATCATCTTTGATTTTGAAGTTAATATGGTATCAAATCTGAAATTGTTGAGATTTGTATAAACAATGTGTTATCTTAGTTGTAAATTTGTAATGTATAACTAATGTGattcatgatttatatttaatgtttatgattATCAAATAGTATTAGTTTATGACTAACAACACATTGTTAATTAGGAAAAAAACTCACTATAGTAGCAATAAACCAAGAGTTACTACAATACAAGAGCTACAACTAATAACCGCCCATGCACATGCAACTGCGTCTGCGTTTGAATCACTAAACGCGAACGGTTTGGTTATTATGGAGAAAAGCATTGGAACACAAAACTCTCATAAACACCACCGCCGGTAACCTGAAACTCCTTTTCCGGCCGAGATTCAGACATCCGAGGATGGCTTTTTCTCTTTTCCTGTACTTTACTTGTACAAAAGCCTAGCCTCACATTTTTATCGGCAACGGCGGCAGCTTTTTTCTCCATTCTCCGGCGGTAGACATACTCTTCCGATATGAAGACATCCATTGGAATAACTTGTACTTCCGTTAATAAGCTTCGTCGAGAATCAAGATGTTAGAAAAGGAATCAGAACCTTTGAGAGtgtttttcgaaaatgaaagaaaTGTTTTGTTATGCAGTTTCAAGTTTCTTGATATAACTGAAGTGAATGGCAAAGTATTAAGTTAATTTATAGAGGGGTAGTAAAACAATGGGCAATAGCTTCCTTGTTTTGATACATgcaaaggatttttttttttttaaatgtttttccatAAAAGTTGTTCTCCCCCGGTATAGGTCAGTACTTCTGCTAGTTTTCAGTGAAAAAAATCCAATTACTTAACTAGTGGAACCTAGTTTTAATGGATTCGATGGATTTTGATAGAACTatggttttttcttttcttttttcaaaggTGATATGATATAGAACCAATATCTGGTTGAAATACGATTTTCGATTGGTGCAACCCTTTTTGTTGGCCTTTTGAATTTTGATTAGTTCGTGGATGTCTAGTGAgtaaatttctataaataaaattattacatTGGGTGTATTTATATAGAAGTGAATAATGTATAAACACAATAATGAAAtgctatagttttttttttggttaaaatgaAATGCTATAGTTGTTAGTTACCAGAGATTCATATGACGATTTGTGTTATATTGTAAggtcttttgtttttgttcaccttatttttttgttcacccTATTATAATATGGTCAAACACTcgaaatataaacaataaaaatactttttgtttgtttttcaaacATCATTAGAAACAGAATTAGAACCTTTTGACATTTACCTAAAAGCATGTGAACACACAcactttataataattaaatatcccCAAAAGTTATCCAGAAAAGCATAAACCATAAGCATTTCTCGAACGAAGAAGCTCTACCTAAAATATCGGCTACAGATAAAATTCGAGCAACGAGCGTAGCTGCGTAGACGGTTTCAGAATGAAAACCGCGGGTCGTAGAACACTAGAACGTATAAACCAACCCAACCCAACCCAACCCCCTCTTTTAAGCTTTTGTCGCCTTATTCACGTGTCTATCCTTACTAAATTACAGTTTTGCCCACTTTTTTAACATCTCATTATGGGCCGAGTTTAGTTAGGCTCATTAACCAAATTCCACAGGCTCTGTTCTATTTCTAAAGGGAATTGATGTAGTCTATGCGAGAAAAAAGATCAGTGTTTGACGTTCGAGAAAAAGGTAAAACGACATGTAGTTCATCTCTTAAACCGGAGAACAGAAAGACGTTATTGAAATCACTGATAAAGCTCATTCCTCGCTCGCCATAGCCATTTCTCTCCTCTGTAAATTCTACATAAGAGGGAGAGTGAATGTCTCAGAGCTCGAGCCACGTTCACTCGAGATAAACGAAAGTTAGAGATTTTGATGGAACCCGTGATTCTCATTCGAAGAAACTACAACTTATGGAGAAGCTGGAGATAGTGGAGCTGTGTAATTATCAGAGATTGAAAATACATCAGTTCTAACTGGTAATAGATAGAGACAAAGACTATAAGACCTTTtacaaggagtctgacatgtagCTGatatgtttgttgttttatcaAGAAACGCAGCTTGATGTCACGAGTAAAGCTCCAACTTCAGATTCAAGCTTAGTAGGTTCTGAAGTTGGTAACATAGTCAATGGAGAAGAATCTTCTAGTATGAAGCTGGATTATCTTCTTATGGTATGTGACAGAGAGAAGCAGAAGTTCTTGTCATCTTTTGTTAGTCAGGTTTGACCccaaaaaagaaattcaaaactTTTAATAACTCAAAAACAATGTGAAAATGCTTATTTTGCTCCCCTATGGAACACTTTACTCAATGCAGAAAATCAAAGTGATTGTGGTTATGGCAGAGCCATTAGCAGTTATGCAAAGAAACTTACTTCACTTTGGTAGCTCTGCATTAAGTATCTGTACCAATCTTTCTAACCTAAACATGTGAGATGTTTGAAGCAATCAGTCAAAAGTAACCACCAAATCGAATTATGTAAGGGTTGATTGGATGGACAAGTTTAACAACCAATGTTTGATTGGACAACGCCGTTATCTAAACTTTTAGTGTACATCATTACTATGaatcaataattaaaaacgTTATGGTCAGTGAATGACAGTAAGATTACTTCATAACTTGAGAGATTTACCGCAAAAAGAAACACAGTAACGCGTAGGAAAAATATCCTCTGTCTTGTAActatcctctgttttttttgcAATTATTCTCGTAGATTTGGTTATCAGTAGTTTtcacatttttacaaaaatagaaataaaatacaTACTGCAAGAAAAAGACTTTATCTTCTTAATTTCCCCAATTTGGTTACCAGTATTCAGTAGGTTtcacatttacaaaaatataattaaaatacatactgcaacaaaaatataactaaaatacaTACTGCAAGAAAAATACCTTTTTAATTTCGCCAATTTGGTTATCAGTGGTTTtcacatttttacaaaaatagaaataaaatacaaaCTGCAAGAAAAAGACTTTATCTTCTTAATTTCCCCAACAGTATTCAGTAGGTTTCACATTTACAAGAATATAACTAAAATACATActgcaacaaaaatataattaaaaatacatactGCAAAAAAAAtaccttttttttaatttcgccAATTTGGTTATCAGTAGTTTtcacatttttacaaaaatagaattaaaaatacaaactgCAACAAAAAGActcatctttttaatttgtcCACCAAgaagttatttatttatttaaatcctCCCCTAAGGAAAAAGACAAGATTGAGGATGAATACGTAACTGAAAATTGAGGAAACAGAGCCATCAACCTTTCAACACggatgatcatcatcatcactctcTGCCGCCTTTAAATAGAAACCAACAAAGACATTCTTGAGCCCACACTCACTCCTTTCCTATTTCTTCGCTTTGCGTGCCTTCCTTCTTCTTATCTACTTGCATCCCACAAAAAGCTACTTAATACCATTTAATAAAGACCCCAACTTTCTtgtgccttcttctctcttatCATCTTCTTCGCTgtgatctctctctcttatccAAAAGACCAGTATAAAAAAGAATCGATCTTTCCTCGTGGGTTCTTCGATAAAACTTCGATCTTGAGAAATGGGTTCGTCTGTGGAGCAGAACATTCTCGTTACCGGCGGTGCTGGATTCATCGGGACGCATACCGCTGTTCAGCTTCTCAAAGAGGGGTTTAAGGTCTCGATCATCGATAACCTTGATAACTCTGTTATCGAAGCCGTTGATCGGGTTAGGGAGCTCGTTGGTCCTGATCTCTCCAAGAAGCTCGAGTTCACTCAGGTAACCGTTACTACTTCTCTTTCTACTCTGTTTTTCGTAGATAATTCTCATAAAGGTGTTGCCTTTGTGATTGAAATGGTTACTCTGTTTTTGTATCTCTGTATGAATTGCTCTGTTCTTGGTCTCTTTTCGAGAAAAATCTCATAAAGGTGTTGTCTTTGTGATTGAAATCGTTGCTCTGTATCTTCTTTAGTTGTGTAGACTTGTTTACTTAAAGGGTGTTGATTGATTACAGGGTGATCTAAGGAACAAAGGGGATATTGAGAAACTCTTCTCCAAACAGAGGTATTGTTCTTTGTTAAATTCTTCTTTATGTTCAGGTGAGTTGTAAAGTTAATAACTTTCATTGGTTTCTTGTGAGGGTAACAGGTTTGATGCTGTGATCCATTTCGCGGGTCTTAAAGCTGTGGGTGAGAGTGTTGGCAACCCTCGCCGCTACTTTGACAATAACTTGGTTGGAACCATCAATCTCTACGAGACCATGGCAAAGCACAACTGCAAAATGGTTAGATAAGATCCTACTACAGCCTTTAATAAAATGCTTTAAAAAGATTTAATCTTTTTACATTggagtgttgttgtaatatgtgtacagatggtgTTTTCATCATCTGCGACTGTGTATGGACAACCTGAGAAGATCCCATGCATGGAGGACTTTGAGTTAAAGGCTATGAATCCTTATGGTCGCACAAaggtaaataaaaagaaaagcttTACACTTTGTGAGTTTCTGTTGTTGAAAGTCACAGCCTTACTCTCTCTTGTGGCAGCTCTTTCTTGAGGAGATAGCTAGAGATATCCAGGCGGCGGAGCCAGAGTGGAGGATTGTTTTGCTGAGGTACTTCAACCCTGTGGGAGCACACGAGAGTGGAAGAATTGGAGAGGATCCAAAGGGTATCCCTAATAACCTCATGCCTTACATACAGCAAGTAGCTGTTGGACGCTTGCCTGAACTCAATGTCTATGGACATGACTATCCTACCGAGGATGGTAGTGCGGTAAAGACACTAGTCTCAATCTCAGGGTCTCGTAttcagtttttggttttataagAATATGATTTGAAAAACAGGTGAGGGACTACATCCATGTGATGGATTTGGCTGATGGACATATCGCTGCGCTAAGGAAGCTGTTTGATGATCCAAAGATAGGTAATGATCTCAGGAGATGATTCACTCTTTGATGGATACGTAACTCAGACATGTTTGTTGTGATTATCAGGCTGTACTGCTTACAATCTAGGGACTGGACGAGGAACGTCtgtgttagaaatggttgctgcTTTTGAGAAAGCTTCTGGCAAGGTAACAAACACAGACCTGAGTGTGAAATTAGAATATCTCTGGAATGTTTTTGTGCTATAAAAATGGTTTATTTGCAGAAAATACCGATCAAGCTATGTCCGAGAAGGTTAGGAGATGCAACAGCAGTTTATGCTTCAACAGAGAAAGCTGAGAAAGAACTTGGCTGGAAGTAAGTTTCCAACTCTTTCACCATTTAACCATTTGGTTTTTTAGCCTTTTTAAACAGTTGTTAAGTGATATGATCTggtttaaattgttttattagGGCAAAGTATGGAGTGGAGGAGATGTGCAGAGACCAGTGGAATTGGGCAAACAACAATCCATGGGGTTACCAGAAGAAGCTTTGAACTTTACTCTTCTCTCTAATCGCTCAATATACAAAGAAAAGTGTTTACATACACATCATATATAGTTTGCTTTTACTTTCCATGTAACCGAACGGGTCTGTTTACTTCTATGAATAAAATAGCTAGTTGATGATTCTATGGATCGTTCAAGATTTTATTACACAATCCAACGATGAACCATCAGATCAAGAAAGCATATCTAGAAAGCGTTTGTTCAATCTACCATCGGCTAACATATCAATAACCATCTTCATGGTAGAAGCATCAGCAGAGAACCCACACCTCTTCATTTCTTCTATGAGTTCAACTGAAGTGGCTACACCACTACCTCCTAAATGAGCTCGGATCAGTGTGTTGTATGTACACTCACTTGGCGCAGTCTCATCCTCCTCTCCCAtctttttaaacaacttatccGCTTCAGACAATGAGCCTTTCTTACATAGTCCTCCAATCATTACATTGTACGTTTTGACATCAGGCTTCACTCCTTTGAGAGGGAGGAGGCTAGAGAATAACTCCCAAGCATCATCGACTCTCCTTGCATTACACATCCCGTGAATGATGATATTGTATATACCAATATCAATACCCATCTTACACTTTTGCATTTTTTCAAGTATTTCTAAAGCCTCTTCTAGTTCTCCATTGTCACACAACCCGTCCAGCAAAATACCATAAGTCACAACACTGGGGGACACGCCACGAGAAACCATCTCTTGGAAGAGTTCTTTGGCGACATTAAGTTTCCCCGCTTCACAAAACCCTTGGATGAGAGTGCTATAGGTGACTGTATTAGCAACCAACCCTCTCAAAGAAATCTCCCGGAAAAGTTTCATTCCATCAACAACC
The sequence above is drawn from the Brassica napus cultivar Da-Ae chromosome A8, Da-Ae, whole genome shotgun sequence genome and encodes:
- the LOC106382378 gene encoding bifunctional UDP-glucose 4-epimerase and UDP-xylose 4-epimerase 1-like, translated to MGSSVEQNILVTGGAGFIGTHTAVQLLKEGFKVSIIDNLDNSVIEAVDRVRELVGPDLSKKLEFTQGDLRNKGDIEKLFSKQRFDAVIHFAGLKAVGESVGNPRRYFDNNLVGTINLYETMAKHNCKMMVFSSSATVYGQPEKIPCMEDFELKAMNPYGRTKLFLEEIARDIQAAEPEWRIVLLRYFNPVGAHESGRIGEDPKGIPNNLMPYIQQVAVGRLPELNVYGHDYPTEDGSAVRDYIHVMDLADGHIAALRKLFDDPKIGCTAYNLGTGRGTSVLEMVAAFEKASGKKIPIKLCPRRLGDATAVYASTEKAEKELGWKAKYGVEEMCRDQWNWANNNPWGYQKKL
- the BNAA08G24590D gene encoding uncharacterized protein BNAA08G24590D, with amino-acid sequence MDVFISEEYVYRRRMEKKAAAVADKNVRLGFCTSKVQEKRKSHPRMSESRPEKEFQVTGGGVYESFVFQCFSP